In Rhodococcus rhodochrous, a single genomic region encodes these proteins:
- a CDS encoding acyl-CoA dehydrogenase family protein, which translates to MDVRLTIEQQQLRDAAAKLADDLGARSVSDLDDAARRARLEKTVASTGWRSLRSDGASGVEVAIVAEEFGRGLVDVPFFGPVLADDLHRHFSDDQPTRAIAVGADAFDAHGLDRVLVLRDRTVSTAAVGEPAPGADLTRSFATFAEPDETLGELSSENADRAHALALVVTCADLVGVSRGAQAVAVDYAKIREQYGNTIGSYQAVAHMLAESEALIEGSISVLRHAAWAVDELTPEEAIRAARIAKIYTARAARTVCETAVQVHGGIGNTWECIEHVYLRRALTSTELFPVSLEEIDLGLS; encoded by the coding sequence ATGGACGTACGTCTGACCATTGAACAACAGCAGTTGCGCGACGCCGCCGCCAAACTGGCCGACGATCTGGGTGCCCGCTCGGTGTCGGATCTGGACGACGCGGCACGCCGGGCACGGCTGGAGAAGACCGTCGCCTCGACGGGCTGGCGCTCCCTGCGCTCCGACGGCGCGTCGGGAGTCGAAGTCGCCATCGTGGCAGAGGAATTCGGGCGCGGACTCGTCGACGTGCCGTTCTTCGGTCCGGTGCTCGCCGACGACCTGCACCGGCATTTCTCCGACGACCAGCCGACGCGCGCCATCGCCGTCGGTGCCGACGCCTTCGACGCGCACGGCCTCGATCGCGTCCTCGTCCTCCGGGACCGGACGGTGTCGACCGCGGCCGTCGGTGAGCCCGCGCCCGGTGCGGACCTGACCCGTTCGTTCGCGACGTTCGCCGAACCGGACGAGACGCTCGGCGAACTCTCCTCCGAGAACGCCGACCGCGCACATGCTCTCGCGCTCGTCGTCACGTGCGCCGACCTCGTCGGGGTGTCACGGGGCGCGCAGGCGGTGGCCGTCGACTACGCGAAGATCCGTGAGCAGTACGGAAACACGATCGGGTCGTACCAGGCGGTCGCGCACATGCTGGCCGAGAGCGAAGCCCTCATCGAAGGCTCGATCAGCGTGCTGCGGCACGCGGCGTGGGCCGTCGACGAGCTGACGCCCGAGGAAGCGATCCGCGCCGCGCGCATCGCCAAGATCTACACCGCGCGCGCCGCGCGCACCGTCTGCGAGACCGCCGTTCAGGTGCACGGCGGGATCGGCAACACCTGGGAGTGCATCGAGCACGTGTACCTGCGGCGGGCCCTGACGTCCACCGAACTGTTCCCCGTGAGCCTGGAGGAGATCGACCTTGGACTTTCGTGA
- a CDS encoding class I adenylate-forming enzyme family protein has product MTEPTVLAFEDREYTLAELDALTCGLARVLADRGVGPGDRVALMSSNRPEFVVAYRAIDRLGAVVVLLSPAWKSGEVEHALRLTEPAFAVGDNPVLAAAMPMLYLDDPIEPDHGDFTATPVDPDADALLVFSSGTTGLPKAVRHTRSSFAAAVAHWRQVLGLTAGDRLQIVTPPSHILGLLNIATVLDAGGWMRLHRRFDLDAMLKSIERDRITVEMAVAPIALAIASHPDLESFDLSSLRYIMWGATPVTASVAETVTRRTGVTWLPAYGASEVPVITCNPVGDARLDSVGVPAPGLELRIVELGTGREVPAGETGEIQVRSASAMAGYLPDDATAGAFCDGWYRTGDVGWLDADGRLRITDRAKDMIKVNGFQVAPAEVEAVLHGHPDIADCAVFGTKNGAAGETVVAAIATTATLDPDDISTYVAERLASYKRPGRVIFVPDIPRLPSGKVLRRQLEERHGRTSDH; this is encoded by the coding sequence ATGACAGAGCCCACCGTGTTGGCCTTCGAAGACCGCGAGTACACCCTCGCGGAACTCGATGCGCTCACCTGCGGACTCGCTCGTGTCCTGGCAGATCGCGGCGTGGGTCCCGGCGACCGCGTGGCACTCATGTCGTCCAACCGCCCCGAATTCGTCGTGGCCTACCGGGCCATCGACAGGCTCGGCGCCGTCGTCGTCCTGCTGAGCCCGGCCTGGAAAAGCGGCGAGGTCGAGCACGCCCTCCGGCTCACCGAACCGGCCTTCGCCGTCGGCGACAACCCCGTCCTCGCCGCCGCGATGCCGATGCTCTACCTCGACGACCCGATCGAACCCGATCACGGCGACTTCACCGCAACCCCCGTGGACCCCGACGCCGATGCACTGCTCGTCTTCAGTTCCGGTACGACGGGCCTGCCGAAGGCCGTGCGGCACACCCGCTCCTCGTTCGCCGCGGCCGTGGCGCACTGGCGGCAGGTCCTCGGACTCACCGCCGGCGACCGGCTCCAGATCGTCACCCCTCCCTCGCACATCCTCGGCCTGCTCAACATCGCCACCGTGCTCGACGCCGGCGGATGGATGCGGCTGCACCGGCGATTCGACCTCGACGCGATGCTGAAATCCATCGAGCGCGACCGGATCACCGTCGAGATGGCCGTCGCACCGATCGCCCTCGCGATCGCCTCGCATCCGGATCTCGAATCGTTCGACCTGTCGTCGCTGCGCTACATCATGTGGGGCGCCACACCCGTCACCGCGAGTGTCGCGGAGACCGTCACCCGGCGCACCGGCGTGACCTGGTTGCCGGCCTACGGAGCCAGCGAGGTCCCCGTCATCACCTGCAATCCGGTGGGCGACGCCCGCCTCGACAGCGTCGGCGTACCTGCGCCCGGCCTCGAACTGCGGATCGTCGAACTCGGGACCGGCCGGGAGGTCCCGGCCGGCGAGACCGGAGAGATCCAGGTGCGGTCGGCCTCGGCCATGGCCGGATACCTGCCCGACGACGCGACCGCCGGGGCGTTCTGCGACGGCTGGTACCGCACCGGCGACGTCGGATGGCTCGACGCCGACGGCCGGTTGCGGATCACCGACCGTGCCAAGGACATGATCAAGGTCAACGGATTCCAGGTCGCTCCCGCCGAGGTCGAAGCGGTGCTGCACGGCCACCCCGACATCGCCGACTGCGCCGTCTTCGGAACGAAGAACGGTGCGGCCGGCGAGACGGTCGTCGCGGCGATCGCCACCACCGCGACACTCGATCCCGACGACATCTCCACCTATGTGGCCGAACGACTCGCGTCGTACAAGCGACCGGGACGCGTGATCTTCGTGCCCGACATTCCCCGCCTGCCGTCCGGCAAGGTCTTGCGCCGACAACTCGAGGAGCGCCATGGACGTACGTCTGACCATTGA
- a CDS encoding ferredoxin--NADP reductase has product MARPPLFQRATVTRIVKETDDARTYVLAPLDGPFTYKSGQFCTFKVKVDGTDLYRSYSMSSAPETDTEMMTTVKRVTGGAVSNWLHDNIAEGDEVEITRPAGTFLLRDAAGPVLGFAGGSGITPILSLAKSALATTDRPVRLLIADRDRASAIFASLTDELADRYAGRLEVVRHFDDESGLLTPDAVRAFVGSDGGADSYLCGPEAFMDMVEAALPGPGNIYSERFGSAAEPIKAEDAQEAESAPSGEVRGTVSIRLGNQRVSVPRHAGETLLESARRAGLAPPFSCEAGNCATCIAKITHGSATMRVNDALSEEEIADGYILTCQGVPDSEDIKVKYV; this is encoded by the coding sequence ATGGCGAGACCACCTTTGTTTCAACGCGCGACCGTGACCCGGATCGTGAAGGAGACCGACGACGCCCGCACCTATGTGCTCGCTCCCCTCGACGGGCCCTTCACCTACAAGTCAGGGCAGTTCTGCACCTTCAAGGTGAAGGTCGACGGCACCGATCTGTATCGCTCGTACTCGATGTCGAGCGCGCCCGAGACCGACACCGAGATGATGACCACCGTCAAGCGGGTCACCGGCGGAGCCGTCTCGAACTGGCTGCACGACAACATCGCGGAAGGCGACGAGGTCGAGATCACCCGACCCGCAGGCACTTTCCTTCTCCGCGACGCAGCCGGTCCGGTGCTCGGCTTCGCCGGCGGAAGCGGCATCACGCCGATCCTGTCGCTCGCCAAGAGCGCACTCGCGACGACCGACCGGCCGGTGCGCCTGCTGATCGCCGACCGCGACCGCGCGTCCGCGATCTTCGCGAGCCTCACCGACGAACTCGCCGACCGGTACGCAGGTCGCCTCGAGGTAGTGCGGCACTTCGACGACGAGAGCGGACTGCTCACTCCCGACGCCGTGCGCGCCTTCGTCGGATCCGACGGCGGCGCCGACAGCTACCTGTGCGGCCCGGAAGCGTTCATGGACATGGTCGAGGCCGCGCTCCCCGGCCCCGGCAACATCTACAGCGAACGGTTCGGCAGCGCAGCCGAACCCATCAAGGCCGAGGACGCCCAGGAGGCGGAGTCCGCCCCGAGCGGGGAGGTGAGGGGCACCGTCTCGATCCGCCTCGGCAACCAGCGCGTCTCCGTGCCCCGGCACGCCGGTGAGACACTGCTCGAGAGCGCGCGTCGCGCGGGCCTGGCGCCGCCGTTCTCGTGCGAGGCCGGCAACTGCGCGACCTGCATCGCGAAGATCACCCACGGCAGCGCGACGATGCGCGTCAACGACGCATTGTCCGAGGAGGAGATCGCCGACGGCTACATCCTCACCTGCCAGGGCGTGCCCGACAGCGAGGACATCAAGGTCAAGTACGTCTGA
- a CDS encoding TetR/AcrR family transcriptional regulator produces the protein MSTARPAARTRLLRAAEEMLFDRGIRATPVDDLLRRAEVSAASLYTHFGSKESLVAEALRVRLAEWRAVWDRHVVDADDDIGRLLAIFDALAAYRDDSESPARWCAFLATATEFAEPTDEIGEMLAADSDLLAERLLHLAKPVAGANAQDLADDVLTAYNGTLASFLRGRPSSPIEVGRRVAHSAALTYQ, from the coding sequence ATGTCCACGGCTCGTCCTGCTGCCCGCACCCGTCTGCTCCGGGCCGCCGAGGAGATGCTCTTCGACCGCGGGATCCGGGCGACACCCGTCGACGACCTGCTCCGCCGGGCCGAAGTCTCGGCAGCGTCCCTGTACACGCACTTCGGCAGCAAGGAATCCCTGGTCGCCGAGGCGCTGCGGGTCCGGTTGGCGGAGTGGCGCGCGGTGTGGGACCGGCACGTGGTCGATGCCGACGACGACATCGGACGTCTGCTGGCCATCTTCGACGCCCTCGCCGCGTACCGCGACGATTCGGAATCACCCGCCCGCTGGTGCGCCTTCCTCGCGACAGCGACGGAGTTCGCCGAACCCACCGACGAGATCGGCGAGATGCTCGCGGCGGACAGCGACCTGCTCGCCGAGCGACTCCTGCACCTTGCGAAACCGGTGGCCGGGGCGAACGCGCAGGACCTCGCCGACGACGTGCTCACCGCCTACAACGGAACCCTCGCGAGCTTCCTGCGCGGCCGGCCGTCGTCACCGATCGAGGTGGGTCGCAGGGTGGCGCATTCGGCCGCCCTGACCTACCAGTGA
- a CDS encoding MFS transporter, protein MHPLVIAGTALIATTYGLARFGYGLFLPQFTDSFGMGSTVAGAVQAGSFLSYCLAAIVASRTSGRPRLVVACAGATAAIGALGVAASTHTIVFALSVIVAGAGAGFATPGLVTLVERNVAPDRQENAQTIVNSGTGVGLVAAGALVFATAGQWRVGWVVIAILTAGVAFTVLRTDRRSDDRRDRSHTTPVRIGELSPLIRPLLAAALAGASSAAIWTFGRSVMSDGTGGETYSVLAWMVLGAFGVLGATAGRIVQTWNLPVAWTFTTTAMSVATVLLGLLPGTPIPAYLSVALFGASYIAMSGVLIVWAVRSVAERAAEGTVALFIALAVGQAAGSVVFGALLGSTSTATAFVVAGIVGLLAVAPAVSLPRSRTLTPVGR, encoded by the coding sequence ATGCATCCACTCGTCATCGCCGGCACAGCTCTGATCGCGACCACCTACGGGCTGGCGCGGTTCGGCTACGGACTCTTCCTGCCCCAGTTCACCGACTCGTTCGGGATGGGCTCGACGGTCGCCGGTGCCGTCCAGGCCGGCAGTTTCCTCTCGTACTGTCTCGCGGCGATCGTCGCGTCGAGGACGAGCGGACGCCCACGTCTCGTCGTGGCCTGCGCCGGAGCCACGGCGGCGATCGGTGCGCTGGGGGTGGCGGCGTCGACGCACACGATCGTCTTCGCGCTGAGCGTGATTGTCGCCGGAGCCGGGGCCGGTTTCGCCACTCCCGGGCTGGTGACGCTCGTCGAACGCAATGTCGCTCCCGATCGGCAGGAGAACGCGCAGACGATCGTCAATTCGGGAACGGGGGTGGGACTCGTCGCCGCCGGAGCTCTGGTGTTCGCCACCGCAGGCCAGTGGCGTGTGGGATGGGTCGTCATCGCGATCCTCACCGCCGGGGTCGCTTTCACCGTCCTCCGCACCGACCGACGTTCCGACGATCGACGGGATCGTTCACACACCACGCCTGTGCGGATCGGCGAACTGTCCCCGCTGATCCGTCCCCTCCTCGCCGCAGCACTGGCCGGTGCGTCGAGCGCGGCGATCTGGACGTTCGGCCGGTCCGTCATGAGCGACGGCACCGGCGGGGAGACCTACTCGGTGCTCGCGTGGATGGTCCTGGGCGCCTTCGGGGTGCTGGGGGCGACCGCGGGCCGGATCGTGCAGACCTGGAACCTGCCGGTCGCGTGGACGTTCACCACCACCGCCATGTCGGTGGCCACCGTTCTGCTGGGGTTGCTGCCCGGAACACCGATCCCCGCCTACCTCTCCGTCGCCTTGTTCGGCGCGAGCTACATCGCGATGAGCGGGGTGCTCATCGTGTGGGCCGTGCGGTCGGTCGCCGAACGCGCAGCCGAGGGCACCGTGGCGTTGTTCATCGCCCTGGCCGTGGGCCAGGCCGCCGGATCGGTCGTGTTCGGAGCCCTGCTGGGTTCGACGTCGACCGCGACCGCCTTCGTGGTGGCGGGCATCGTCGGTCTCCTCGCGGTGGCGCCGGCGGTATCGCTCCCCCGGTCCCGCACTCTCACGCCTGTCGGTCGGTGA
- a CDS encoding DUF4038 domain-containing protein has translation MKRAVLATVLLLVAACSDAGDQEQQPTNVPAVDAECDAADHRFVSSVSADGRYFEDQYGDPVLVRGDSPWSGMADWSPEQAELYFTDRESNGFDASIMSAIVVPVNGGPSYEGATFDGIEPFVDGDITQWNEAYWSRVDDYLRIACRHGNTVFLYPMDGWNLTHVFASTTPEEAFEYGRRFAQRYAEFPNIVWMTGGDYSPEAEDLAAGAESDLVLRAMLDGIRDAGSDAPFTIQLGWDKLLSTDHPFWEPIVDWNFVYTYAPTYQAVLQAYERADGTRDPRPALFSEGNYEGENNQEDTAPTTDETLRRQALWALTSGSPGEFRGSDDWEFPDGWESRLDTSAVAQLRAIRELWQSWPWWELVPDIDEPLVVAGRGTPWTSDEMIDVLDDEYVTAARTPDGSLAVVYVPTQRTIRLDPALVPESATLEWIDPADATGPRQPATPDGNGDISTPGPNTDGDEDWLPVITDRQA, from the coding sequence ATGAAGCGAGCAGTCCTGGCGACGGTGTTGCTTCTGGTCGCGGCCTGTTCCGATGCCGGAGACCAAGAGCAGCAGCCGACGAACGTCCCGGCGGTGGATGCGGAATGCGACGCCGCCGACCATCGCTTCGTCTCGTCCGTCAGCGCCGACGGTCGTTATTTCGAGGATCAGTACGGTGATCCCGTCCTCGTCCGCGGCGACTCGCCGTGGTCGGGGATGGCCGACTGGTCGCCCGAGCAGGCCGAGTTGTACTTCACCGACCGCGAGAGCAACGGGTTCGACGCGTCGATCATGTCGGCGATCGTCGTGCCGGTGAACGGCGGGCCGAGCTACGAAGGCGCCACCTTCGACGGCATCGAACCGTTCGTCGACGGCGACATCACGCAGTGGAACGAGGCGTACTGGTCGCGCGTCGACGACTATCTCCGGATCGCGTGCCGCCACGGGAACACGGTGTTCCTGTATCCGATGGACGGATGGAATCTCACCCACGTCTTCGCCTCGACCACACCCGAGGAAGCCTTCGAATACGGGCGGAGATTCGCGCAGCGGTACGCGGAGTTCCCGAACATCGTCTGGATGACCGGCGGCGACTATTCACCGGAGGCGGAGGATCTCGCGGCCGGTGCCGAGTCGGACCTCGTGCTGCGCGCGATGCTCGATGGGATCCGTGATGCCGGCTCCGACGCACCGTTCACGATCCAGCTGGGCTGGGACAAGCTGCTCTCGACGGATCATCCGTTCTGGGAGCCGATCGTGGACTGGAACTTCGTCTACACCTACGCGCCGACCTATCAGGCGGTCCTGCAGGCCTACGAGCGTGCCGACGGGACCCGCGACCCGCGACCCGCACTGTTCTCGGAGGGCAACTACGAAGGCGAGAACAACCAGGAGGACACGGCGCCGACCACCGACGAGACGCTCCGACGTCAGGCGTTGTGGGCACTGACCTCCGGTTCGCCCGGCGAGTTCCGGGGTTCCGACGACTGGGAGTTCCCGGACGGGTGGGAATCCCGACTGGACACCTCCGCCGTCGCGCAACTGCGGGCGATACGCGAACTGTGGCAGTCGTGGCCGTGGTGGGAACTCGTGCCGGACATCGACGAACCGCTCGTCGTCGCAGGTCGCGGCACCCCGTGGACGAGCGACGAGATGATCGACGTCCTCGACGACGAGTACGTCACCGCCGCCCGGACACCGGACGGTTCACTCGCCGTCGTCTATGTTCCGACGCAGCGCACGATCCGGCTCGATCCTGCCCTGGTACCGGAGTCGGCGACCCTCGAGTGGATCGACCCCGCCGACGCGACCGGGCCTCGGCAGCCGGCCACTCCCGACGGGAACGGCGATATCTCCACACCGGGGCCGAACACGGACGGAGACGAGGACTGGCTTCCCGTGATCACCGACCGACAGGCGTGA
- a CDS encoding CaiB/BaiF CoA transferase family protein: MTAGPLAGIRILEVGHILAGPYATMLLADLGAEVTKIEPPTGDLSRQVSDAYFASLNRGKRSICLDLTTDDGMRRLGELAAESHALLVNLKPSAIRKFGLTYDALRRWNETIVCVAITGYGLDGGDDPAFDYVVQAQTGVAALTGDPDGPPMLPGYSAADNSTGMTAALGLLAQIVSGRGGQVDVSLRDVMLSQLNYRASAYLNEGTEPRRMPNGAHSYYVPAQLFPTAEGTLALFVTHDGFWRIFAAEAEIDGFPTMAERAQRRDEVLAVVTEALSRDTAAGWEARLRPLGVPAAAVRSLPDALDATPEMVVTAGDFRLVGSPIRVIGYEPQYGPPPKLGEHTDAPVTVGPA; this comes from the coding sequence GTGACGGCAGGTCCGCTCGCGGGGATCAGGATCCTCGAGGTCGGTCACATCCTCGCGGGCCCGTACGCGACGATGCTGCTGGCCGATCTCGGGGCCGAGGTGACGAAGATCGAGCCGCCCACCGGGGATCTCTCCCGCCAGGTGAGCGACGCCTACTTCGCGAGCCTCAACCGGGGCAAGCGCAGCATCTGCCTCGACCTGACGACCGACGACGGCATGCGCCGCCTCGGCGAGCTCGCTGCCGAATCCCATGCGCTACTGGTCAATCTCAAGCCGTCGGCCATCCGGAAGTTCGGCCTGACCTACGACGCGCTGCGCAGATGGAACGAGACGATCGTCTGCGTCGCGATCACGGGATACGGGCTCGACGGCGGCGACGACCCGGCCTTCGACTACGTGGTGCAGGCCCAGACCGGTGTCGCGGCGTTGACCGGCGACCCCGACGGCCCGCCCATGCTGCCCGGTTACTCGGCGGCCGACAACTCGACGGGTATGACCGCCGCGCTCGGTCTGCTCGCGCAGATCGTGTCCGGTCGCGGGGGCCAGGTCGACGTGTCGTTGCGCGACGTCATGCTGTCGCAGCTGAACTACCGTGCCTCGGCGTATCTGAACGAGGGCACCGAGCCGCGACGCATGCCGAACGGGGCACACTCGTACTACGTTCCCGCGCAATTGTTCCCGACCGCCGAGGGCACGCTCGCGCTGTTCGTCACGCACGACGGTTTCTGGCGGATCTTCGCTGCCGAGGCCGAGATCGACGGGTTTCCGACCATGGCCGAACGCGCACAGCGGCGCGACGAGGTGCTCGCGGTGGTCACCGAGGCGCTCTCGCGCGACACCGCTGCCGGCTGGGAGGCCCGTCTCCGTCCGCTCGGGGTGCCGGCGGCCGCGGTCCGATCACTGCCCGACGCGCTCGACGCGACTCCCGAGATGGTCGTCACCGCCGGTGACTTCCGTCTGGTAGGCAGCCCGATCCGGGTGATCGGGTACGAACCGCAGTACGGACCGCCTCCGAAGCTGGGTGAGCACACCGACGCGCCGGTGACCGTGGGACCTGCCTGA
- a CDS encoding LLM class F420-dependent oxidoreductase — MRIGVMVGPEQGDTNRKVDRMLKDVEWAESADLDTVWVPQIPTDFDALTAVALMGTRTSRIEIGTAVVPLQAQHPVHLVRQSLSTHAALGGRLALGVGPSHHWIVQDMLGLPYDKPAKYTRDYLEVLNAARDLPGSIDVENDTFKVHNPLDIAPVAPMPMLVAALGPVMLKIAGELADGTVLWMADERAIAEHIAPRITKAAEEAGKPKPRIVAGVPVCLCAPSEVDVARERANRILAEAEISPNYQRLLEHGQAKDIGDMAIVGDEDAILAGFRRYEEAGVTDLSMRLLPIGNTRDELVASKYRTREVVAELVKELR, encoded by the coding sequence GTGCGTATCGGAGTGATGGTCGGCCCGGAACAGGGCGACACCAACCGCAAGGTCGACCGCATGCTGAAGGACGTCGAGTGGGCCGAGTCGGCCGACCTCGACACCGTGTGGGTGCCGCAGATCCCCACCGACTTCGACGCATTGACGGCCGTCGCCCTGATGGGCACGCGGACGTCGCGTATCGAGATCGGTACGGCCGTCGTGCCTCTACAGGCACAGCACCCGGTCCACCTGGTGCGGCAGTCGCTGTCGACGCACGCCGCGCTCGGTGGCCGCCTCGCCCTCGGTGTCGGCCCGTCGCACCACTGGATCGTGCAGGACATGCTCGGCCTGCCCTACGACAAGCCAGCGAAGTACACGCGCGACTATCTCGAGGTGCTGAACGCCGCGCGCGACCTGCCGGGTTCGATCGACGTCGAGAACGACACCTTCAAGGTCCACAATCCCCTCGACATCGCGCCGGTCGCACCGATGCCGATGCTCGTCGCGGCGCTCGGCCCGGTGATGCTGAAGATCGCCGGCGAACTCGCCGACGGCACCGTGCTGTGGATGGCCGACGAACGCGCCATCGCCGAACACATCGCGCCGCGCATCACCAAGGCCGCGGAGGAAGCGGGTAAGCCGAAACCGCGGATCGTCGCCGGCGTACCGGTCTGCCTGTGCGCACCGTCGGAGGTCGACGTCGCCCGCGAGCGCGCCAATCGCATTCTCGCCGAAGCGGAGATCTCGCCCAACTACCAGCGGCTCCTCGAACACGGACAGGCGAAGGACATCGGCGACATGGCCATCGTCGGCGACGAGGACGCGATCCTCGCCGGTTTCCGCCGCTACGAGGAGGCCGGCGTCACCGACCTGTCGATGCGGCTGCTGCCCATCGGCAACACCCGCGACGAGCTGGTCGCGTCGAAGTACCGCACCCGCGAGGTCGTCGCCGAACTCGTGAAGGAACTGCGGTGA
- a CDS encoding cobalamin B12-binding domain-containing protein, which produces MSARILVAKPGLDGHDRGAKIVARALRDAGFEVVYTGIRQKVEDIVSIAVQEDVAVVGLSILSGAHVALTTKVVEGLRAADAGDIDVIVGGTIPQGDVPKLLDAGAAAVFPTSTPLDVLVTEIRKLTGTSEAS; this is translated from the coding sequence ATGAGCGCCCGCATTCTCGTCGCCAAGCCCGGACTCGACGGACACGACCGCGGAGCGAAGATCGTCGCGCGTGCCCTGCGCGACGCCGGTTTCGAGGTCGTCTACACCGGCATCCGCCAGAAGGTCGAGGACATCGTCTCGATCGCCGTGCAGGAGGACGTCGCGGTGGTCGGACTGAGCATCCTGTCGGGTGCCCACGTCGCCCTCACCACGAAGGTCGTCGAAGGTCTGCGCGCGGCGGACGCCGGCGACATCGACGTCATCGTCGGTGGAACGATCCCGCAGGGCGACGTGCCGAAACTGCTCGATGCCGGCGCCGCGGCGGTGTTCCCCACGAGCACACCGCTGGACGTGCTCGTCACCGAGATCCGCAAGCTCACCGGGACGTCCGAGGCGTCCTGA